The genomic stretch TATAACTGGTGAATCATAAGAAAGGATGAATCACACTATTGTTCACAAAATTAGATGTGTGCTCTCACTTGTTAAATTTTCAAGACCCTTCTACGGTGAGACAtgttatttgatttatttatctCTTTCAGTGCCTTTGAAATCACTCAATAATAGACAAGAAAAAGTGTGGACCAAGTCAACATTCCAAACTGCTACTAAGTCAATACTCCCGACTGTTTTTATCCTTCTATCCTTGTCTGTTTTTGAATGAAGACTGAGGAGGGTCAAGCTGACCCAGAGTCTAAGTCTAGTTGTTCAAGCACGGCAGAGGAGGTAAGGAGGGGAGGAGAAGTTGAGGAAGCTTAAGGGGATTCATATCATTTCAGGGTGTGAATCAGGTCCTTGTACGAGAACCTTTCTTgtatggtgtttgatccacacttggattCCACTCAAAGTGAAAAACAATTGAAAGAAGGAAGATATTAAGTGGAATCCAAGTGTGAATCAGACACAGTATGAGAACCATTTTCGTACAACGACCTGATCTGGATTCATCATTTCACTGATACCTACAAATAAATGTTAAGCAACCAGGTTTAACCAGTTGGCTAATTAATTCAAATTGATGCCTAATCAGGTCAAAATGGATGGGTCTTGCATTAAATGACCAGGTAGTCAATTAATAAGAACTCAACAACCGTATTTACTAGGTACCTCAAAATTCGTTACTTGTCACTATTTTCTACATGTATGACTCGAAATTTCTCAATCGATGAAGGCATTCTTTTATGGCGTTCTTCctcttccacatatatatatatatatatatatatatatatatagagagagagagagagagagagagagagagagagagagagagagagctgtccAAGTGAGATCGTAATGGCCATGTTATTGTTGACGGGAATGGTGAAACTCATCCTGGTTGAGGGGAATGATGGGCCTCCAGAGTGTAGCTTTAATCAAAGGAAATGCAAAGGATTGGAGAAGGCATCCGGATTGGGTCATATGGTCCTTGTTCATGGTTCAGGCCATGGAGAATGGAATTGGTACTAGCTTAAGCCCTCGCTTGAGGCTGCTGGCTATGAAGTGACCACCGTTCAGCTTGGACCTACACTCACCACCTCCCTTGATTCAACAGAGAATATTACATTTTTGAATTACTCAAAACCATAATTTGATGTGATGAAATGTATAGACCACCACAAGGTTATAGTTGTTGCTCAAAGTTTTGGAGGGTTGAGCATATCTCTTGCAATGGAGAAGTTCCCTAAGAAGGTATTTGTAGCTGTCTTCGTTACTGCGCTCATGCCAGATACAGCACACAAGCTCTCTTATGTTGTCCGTGAGGTATTTTTATATGCTTTATATATAGGACCGAATTTCTCTAAGACCACGGTGAATGAGTATTTATTGTTCTTTCACCGCGTGGCCACAAGGCCACTCAATTGGGGTGGGGAAAGGGGACGGGTTAATTAAAGGGTCTCGTCCCTTTGATCcatagttcttcttcttctttgcttagGTTGAAACTGATGTCTTTCCTTTCCCATTTAATGAACAATACAGTTTATGAAGGTTCCAAAAGTCTGGAAGGACAATTGCTCAATTACTCGTGGGAATAACTCATGGATTTCCTTCAGTGACAAGTTCTTGAAGTCTTCGTTCTATCAATTATGTTCTCTAGAGGTTTGATCTctctattttacatttttttttttatcactattTATTAGGACAGAGGTCTAACTAAGGGTGTTAAACGGTACAGTATTCAATAGTACTGCAGACCAGTAGATACTAAACTGCACTGTATCAAGAAATTTCTTATATTTCAATATTGTATTGGCTTGTGACAATTTTGGCATGGtttttatttgatataaataTCATGTCTTATTCAGTATGAATATGGTTTTTAACGATTTCTATACAATAATTTTAACCATTTTTTGCCTTTTATGTATATGTGTAGTAGGTAATTCGATATGCAACAGTACAATTTTGATCTTTCTAAGGTTAGAtatacacccaatgattttgtCTCTAATATCTatcaaaatcatatcaaattCCCTTTGATACTGTTTCGTTATCAATAAGAAGTTGACAACCTTATGtctaatttctctcttctttgtacATAAAACCATGgccacaaaattttttttttctttgggttggGGTGATTAATGTCAAAACTTATTTTATAGGTAAACAAAGTAAACCCCATTCGGTGTAAGACCGACAAACCACATAAACCAAAAAAGATTAGAACACATGAAACCATTTTCATTTAGCTGGTCCCTAGTGTGGAGGAGAGTTGAATTCATGATCTCTGCGTCattattagtattttttttttctttctaaaaatgctaatttttccatttctaaatatttttttcactaataGGAGCATTTTTGTTGGTGTTAATGAgttcaatctttttcttttaaggtaaaaataaagaatgcatGACCAAGCAGCTTGGAAAAATTGGTcatacataaaattttaaaatcaaattcaatcatgAACCTTTACATCTAttgttatattttctttttgtaataTGTCTGTACCTTCTATTGATTACCACAGGATTTTGCGCTGATCTCTGCACTAAAAAGGCCGGGATCATTATTCCCTAACGACTTGGATAAGATCCAGCTTTCTGAAGAGAAATATGGATCTGTAGATCGAGTTTATATTGTAGCTAAAGTTGATTTAGGAGTAATAGAAGATTTCCAACCTGAGATGATTGGTAATTATTCAGGGAAGGAAGTGAAGGTGATTCATCATTCAGGTCATCTGCCTCAGTTGTCAAGGCCCTTGGAGTTGTCTGTACATTTGTTAGAAATTGCTAGAAATTATTCCTCATCATCATGATGTCACAACACTTACTTTAGTCCTTACTTATAAGCTGGCATTAATGAACCAGGGCTGTAACTTGGGCTCGGTTGTGACCCAACACATATGCATATGCCTGGCCTGATGATGGGCCTGACAGGTTCAAGCCCAACTCTACTAGCTCTTTGTATGCTATTACTGTTTGAGGAAAACCATGCTTCTTCTGTGTttgatgtgagagagagagagagagataaatctcgtttgtattatatataaaatattgtTAACTGTTTTTTGTGGAGGAGCATGGCTCCTGAACTTACGTGGGGTCAATGGGAGCACACATGGACTCATTGGTAGGAAAATCATATCGTATTTCATAGGGGTGGTGTGATCATTTCATCTCATATGTCTAGGTGCAATGGCCACATTCCTCCACAAAAATCATTttccataaaatattaaaaagaatAATTATTTTAGGAGACTTGAGTTGTTATTCCGGCTGGCATCCTAGTGGATGAGGATCCCTCTTCTCAAAGAGAGGAAACGGATCAGCAGTTTGACAAGGCCATGGATTGGGGTTGGCTAATAGAGTGGCCGATCAGATGAGTAAATGccattttacactcttacaaataTTTAAGTTCCATACGCTTACGGCATTTTTTTGAAAGTGTTTGTTGGTCATAAAATGGTTGGAATTAAAACAAAAgacataaaaattttcattccaaaaattattttatcaaaaggaaaagacataaaatttttcattccaaaaattattttatcaAAATGAAGATGTACCGTTCTATGGAAGTGCTTCCTATTTCATGTCCAAGGACTACATAAGATACTTTCTTTATTTTAGGTCAAGTCATTTAAATCCCCAAGGTCCAGACAAAAGtgtcaaaagaaaatcaaaatagaaacaaataagGGTGTCCAAAAAACAGTCTGTTCAACCCAAACCCACTCTAGCGAGACCTGAGTTTGATCTAGGCCTAAACTAAGTGTTTCAACCTGTATGGTGGGCTTGGGCTGGAATTTCAGGCCCAATATTAGGCATGTACAGGCTTAGGTATAGGCCTTGGCAGAGTCCAGCCTGACCCTATGTATACAATAAATATATTGCATTAATATATAcataagggaaaaggttgggtatgctgccgatatcaagtatgctagcacccattgtgtctatctctctctttcctttttctgaaatgaccctcatctccttcctgaatgatactccatcatgtgtttctattggtgctatccgctagcatacttgatatcggcggcataccta from Macadamia integrifolia cultivar HAES 741 chromosome 14, SCU_Mint_v3, whole genome shotgun sequence encodes the following:
- the LOC122060630 gene encoding methylesterase 2-like, with product MKCIDHHKVIVVAQSFGGLSISLAMEKFPKKVFVAVFVTALMPDTAHKLSYVVREFMKVPKVWKDNCSITRGNNSWISFSDKFLKSSFYQLCSLEDFALISALKRPGSLFPNDLDKIQLSEEKYGSVDRVYIVAKVDLGVIEDFQPEMIGNYSGKEVKVIHHSGHLPQLSRPLELSVHLLEIARNYSSSS